One stretch of Natranaerovirga pectinivora DNA includes these proteins:
- the hisIE gene encoding bifunctional phosphoribosyl-AMP cyclohydrolase/phosphoribosyl-ATP diphosphatase HisIE encodes MDFKTFKLNQDGLIPVVTQDYITNEVLMLAYMNEEAYQKTLETGKVHYYSRSRQSLWLKGETSGHFQWLKDIKIDCDLDTILVKVKQDGVACHTGSDTCFFTDIESNWKEKGQSVSNILTDVYDVVLDRKQNPKEGSYTNYLFEKGIDKILKKVGEESSEIIIGAKNEGSEEMVYEISDLLYHLTVLMVEKDVNWNDIMVELSKRR; translated from the coding sequence ATGGACTTTAAAACATTTAAATTAAATCAAGATGGCCTTATCCCTGTGGTGACTCAAGATTACATAACAAATGAAGTGTTAATGCTGGCTTATATGAACGAAGAAGCCTATCAGAAAACATTAGAAACAGGAAAAGTACATTACTATAGCCGTTCAAGACAAAGCCTTTGGTTAAAGGGTGAAACTTCAGGACATTTTCAATGGTTAAAGGACATAAAAATTGACTGTGACCTTGATACAATTCTTGTTAAAGTAAAACAAGATGGTGTGGCTTGCCATACAGGAAGCGATACTTGTTTCTTTACAGATATAGAAAGCAATTGGAAAGAAAAAGGTCAATCCGTAAGTAACATTCTAACAGATGTATATGATGTCGTATTAGATAGAAAACAAAACCCTAAAGAAGGCTCTTATACCAACTATCTGTTTGAAAAAGGAATAGATAAGATCCTTAAAAAAGTAGGGGAAGAATCATCAGAAATCATCATCGGTGCTAAAAATGAAGGAAGCGAAGAAATGGTATATGAAATATCTGATTTGCTTTATCATTTAACAGTGTTAATGGTTGAAAAAGACGTCAATTGGAATGATATTATGGTTGAGTTAAGTAAAAGAAGATAG
- a CDS encoding ATPase, T2SS/T4P/T4SS family yields the protein MPLIKTQNEYLYKTQNLIKDKNKHYTLDSHKFIKEIINQVIKEYYTLIYDVNNGVNSEPLKKEVERLIDKNFKQVLFDREEVKKQVFNFLFGYGILQDLINDDTISDIDFTRYNYGTIKRNGKKELLDIQFEDEKEFENFSKLMILRNGGIIDENNSHCRVSDERYRLRINVAIQPRNNTGTCLIIRKHRMNQYNLDDLQSLKMITAEQKNYLKENAKNLNKSFFIIGKGAAGKTTLLRAILMEIDKLKSVMICEKDTELYLNDHPNFILQKIKKEEEGGKKVTLRDLVRDSLTMSIDALFIGEMVADEVWDVINAGSTDHIVGGTLHSKSKEEFIERIITMIDLGRLNLSEITIKKIIKNAIPFFVYIKDFRVVNITEIVDYNPKKDEFVFKEILRSDID from the coding sequence ATGCCATTGATTAAGACTCAAAATGAATATTTATATAAGACGCAAAATTTGATTAAAGATAAAAATAAGCATTATACATTAGATTCTCATAAATTCATTAAAGAAATAATCAATCAAGTTATTAAGGAATATTACACATTAATATATGATGTTAATAATGGAGTCAATTCGGAACCCTTAAAAAAAGAAGTAGAACGATTGATAGATAAAAACTTTAAACAAGTATTGTTTGATCGGGAAGAAGTAAAAAAACAAGTCTTTAATTTTTTATTTGGATATGGTATTTTACAAGATTTAATCAATGATGACACCATATCAGATATTGATTTTACAAGATACAATTATGGCACAATAAAAAGAAATGGGAAAAAAGAGTTATTGGACATTCAGTTTGAAGATGAAAAGGAGTTTGAGAATTTTTCAAAGCTAATGATTCTAAGAAATGGTGGTATTATTGATGAAAACAACTCTCATTGCAGGGTTTCTGATGAGAGATATAGGTTACGGATTAATGTTGCAATCCAGCCACGAAACAATACAGGTACATGTTTGATTATAAGAAAACATAGAATGAATCAATATAATTTAGATGACCTTCAATCCTTAAAAATGATAACAGCAGAACAAAAAAATTATCTTAAAGAAAATGCTAAAAATCTAAATAAAAGCTTTTTTATCATCGGAAAAGGCGCAGCTGGAAAAACAACACTACTTAGAGCCATACTTATGGAAATTGATAAACTTAAAAGTGTTATGATTTGTGAGAAGGACACAGAGCTTTATTTAAATGATCACCCCAATTTTATACTACAAAAAATTAAAAAAGAAGAAGAAGGAGGTAAAAAGGTTACTCTTAGGGATTTGGTAAGAGATTCTTTAACAATGTCTATAGATGCACTTTTTATTGGAGAAATGGTGGCTGATGAGGTTTGGGATGTTATAAATGCGGGAAGCACAGACCATATAGTAGGAGGAACATTACACTCAAAGTCGAAAGAAGAATTTATTGAAAGAATAATTACAATGATAGATTTAGGAAGATTAAATCTATCTGAAATAACCATTAAAAAGATAATCAAAAATGCAATTCCTTTTTTTGTATATATTAAAGATTTTAGGGTTGTAAACATAACTGAAATAGTGGACTATAACCCTAAAAAAGATGAGTTTGTTTTTAAAGAAATATTAAGGAGTGATATAGATTGA
- the hisB gene encoding imidazoleglycerol-phosphate dehydratase HisB, whose amino-acid sequence MESRKAEISRVTKETDITISLDIDGKGNGSINTGIGFFDHMLNSVARHGFFDLTISADGDLEVDPHHTIEDVGISLGQCIKDALGEKKRIKRYGSCILPMDEALVLCAIDLSGRAYLNYDVPLTVPMLGTLQTEMVEEFFRALAYQVGMNLHIKLLDGKNNHHIVEGVFKAFAKALDEATLVDDRIEDVLSTKGSLD is encoded by the coding sequence ATGGAATCTAGAAAAGCTGAGATAAGTAGAGTAACAAAAGAAACAGATATAACCATAAGTTTAGATATTGATGGGAAAGGCAATGGTTCTATAAATACAGGGATTGGCTTTTTTGATCATATGTTAAATAGTGTTGCTAGACATGGTTTTTTTGATTTAACCATTTCCGCAGATGGTGATTTAGAAGTGGATCCACATCATACCATTGAAGATGTTGGGATTAGTTTAGGTCAATGTATTAAAGATGCTTTAGGTGAGAAGAAGCGTATTAAGAGATATGGTTCTTGTATTTTACCAATGGATGAAGCTTTGGTTTTATGTGCTATTGATTTATCTGGGAGAGCTTATTTGAATTATGATGTGCCATTAACGGTGCCAATGTTAGGGACTTTGCAAACGGAGATGGTTGAAGAGTTTTTTAGGGCGTTGGCTTATCAAGTTGGTATGAATTTGCACATTAAGTTGTTAGATGGTAAGAATAATCATCATATTGTTGAAGGGGTTTTTAAAGCTTTTGCTAAGGCTTTGGATGAGGCTACTTTGGTTGATGATAGGATAGAGGATGTTTTGTCTACTAAGGGGAGTTTGGATTGA
- the hisD gene encoding histidinol dehydrogenase: MQIVKIDKNSDISNLVDTLLQRTPNYYDDYIKQVQNIINDVKERKDEALIDFTQRFDQVKLSKNEIKVTEEEIKEAYDKVDSDLLDIVRKAKVKIETYHMKQKQYSWFDSEEKGILLGQKISAVSWAGVYVPGGKAVYPSSVLMNVIPAVVAGVENIVMTTPPGKDGKVNPLTLVVANECGLKDIYKVGGAQAIAALAYGTETIPKVDKIVGPGNIYVALAKKAVYGHVNIDSIAGPSEILILADETANPRYIAADLLSQAEHDELASSILVTDSEEVANKVVEEINALKNELSRKEILEKSLANYGYILLVDSIDEGVKVSNEIAPEHLEIITKEPFMVMTKIKNAGAIFLGEYSPEPLGDYMAGPNHVLPTNGTAKFFSPLGVDDFIKKSSIISYSREALYELHEDIIKFADSEQLTAHAKSIKVRFEDDK, encoded by the coding sequence ATGCAAATCGTAAAAATTGATAAAAATAGCGACATTAGTAATTTGGTAGATACTCTATTACAAAGGACACCAAATTACTATGATGATTATATAAAACAAGTACAAAATATTATAAATGACGTTAAAGAAAGAAAAGATGAGGCATTAATTGATTTTACTCAGCGTTTTGATCAAGTAAAATTAAGTAAAAATGAAATAAAAGTAACTGAAGAAGAAATCAAAGAGGCCTATGACAAAGTAGACAGTGATTTACTTGATATTGTTAGAAAGGCTAAAGTTAAAATTGAAACCTATCATATGAAACAAAAACAATACAGTTGGTTTGATAGTGAGGAAAAAGGTATCTTATTAGGCCAAAAGATTTCTGCTGTGAGTTGGGCAGGAGTATATGTACCAGGTGGTAAAGCTGTGTACCCATCCTCTGTACTTATGAATGTTATACCGGCTGTGGTAGCTGGTGTTGAGAACATTGTAATGACTACACCACCAGGCAAAGATGGAAAAGTCAATCCACTAACATTGGTAGTAGCCAATGAGTGTGGACTTAAAGACATCTATAAAGTAGGAGGGGCTCAAGCCATAGCCGCCCTTGCTTATGGAACAGAAACCATACCAAAAGTAGATAAGATAGTAGGTCCAGGGAATATATATGTTGCTTTAGCTAAAAAAGCTGTTTATGGCCATGTTAATATTGATTCCATAGCAGGACCTAGTGAAATTCTTATCTTAGCAGATGAAACGGCAAATCCTAGATATATAGCAGCTGACTTATTATCACAAGCAGAGCATGATGAGTTGGCATCATCTATTCTAGTGACAGACAGTGAAGAAGTTGCCAATAAAGTAGTAGAAGAAATCAATGCACTAAAAAATGAATTATCCAGAAAAGAGATTCTAGAAAAATCATTAGCCAACTATGGCTATATCCTTTTAGTAGATTCTATAGATGAAGGGGTAAAGGTATCTAATGAAATCGCCCCTGAACATCTAGAAATTATTACGAAAGAGCCATTTATGGTAATGACCAAAATTAAAAATGCAGGGGCAATTTTCTTAGGAGAATACAGCCCAGAGCCATTAGGAGACTATATGGCAGGTCCCAATCATGTGCTACCAACCAATGGTACTGCAAAGTTTTTCTCTCCATTAGGTGTTGATGATTTTATTAAAAAATCAAGTATTATATCCTACTCTAGAGAAGCTCTTTATGAACTTCATGAAGACATTATAAAATTTGCAGATTCAGAACAATTAACAGCCCATGCAAAGTCCATTAAAGTGAGGTTTGAAGATGATAAATAA
- the hisC gene encoding histidinol-phosphate transaminase produces the protein MINNYIRKDLAGFTPYEPELGSYPIKLDANENPFVHNEGLLNKIKEFIMDSSNITRYPDTTSSLLKNKIAEYWQLKAENVVCGVGSDQIIDCMLKVLIEPGDKIVFPSPSFSMYKHSTVLNHGVPIEITLNQDNDYNYDLDEFIQVANKEKPKAIFLCSPNNPTGNVLDNDSIEYVLKNVKCPVVLDEAYAEFADTTSVALVNKYEHLVVLRTFSKAYGLAGLRVGYALGSKAMIDGIKLGMPPYNLNTISQYVGTLIIDQIDLYNKDIEFIINERKRLASELQTINNVEKVYPSEANFLLIKTNKSTLAKELKEKGILVRNFSSHPNMLNCIRVTIGTEEENNKLIEVLNTLLS, from the coding sequence ATGATAAATAATTACATTAGAAAAGATTTAGCAGGATTTACACCTTATGAACCAGAATTAGGCAGTTATCCTATAAAGTTAGATGCTAATGAAAACCCATTTGTTCATAATGAAGGATTATTAAATAAAATAAAAGAATTTATAATGGATTCTTCTAATATAACCCGTTATCCAGATACCACATCAAGTCTGTTAAAAAACAAGATCGCAGAGTATTGGCAACTAAAGGCTGAAAATGTAGTATGTGGTGTAGGGTCAGATCAGATTATAGACTGTATGTTAAAAGTTCTAATTGAACCAGGAGATAAGATTGTATTTCCATCTCCTTCTTTTTCCATGTACAAGCACTCTACCGTTCTTAATCATGGGGTGCCTATTGAAATTACATTGAATCAAGACAATGATTACAATTATGATTTGGATGAATTTATTCAAGTGGCCAATAAAGAAAAGCCTAAAGCCATCTTTTTATGCAGTCCAAACAATCCAACAGGAAATGTATTAGATAATGACAGCATAGAGTATGTATTGAAAAATGTAAAATGCCCAGTTGTTTTAGATGAGGCCTATGCTGAATTTGCGGATACCACAAGTGTAGCATTAGTGAACAAATATGAGCACTTAGTAGTCCTTAGAACATTTTCTAAAGCCTATGGTTTAGCCGGTCTTAGAGTGGGTTATGCTCTTGGAAGTAAGGCAATGATTGATGGTATAAAATTAGGGATGCCACCTTATAATCTAAATACCATTTCTCAATATGTGGGGACATTGATTATTGATCAAATTGATTTGTATAATAAAGACATTGAGTTCATTATTAATGAAAGAAAGCGATTAGCAAGTGAGTTGCAAACCATTAACAATGTTGAGAAAGTATATCCTTCAGAAGCCAATTTCTTATTAATTAAAACCAATAAAAGCACTTTGGCAAAAGAATTAAAAGAGAAAGGCATACTGGTTAGGAATTTTTCTTCTCATCCAAATATGTTAAACTGTATTCGTGTGACAATAGGCACAGAAGAAGAGAATAATAAATTAATTGAGGTGTTAAATACACTTTTAAGCTAA
- a CDS encoding type II secretion system F family protein has translation MEQVAKDNLEKRIMLMESINSNYKIKFNIIEKLDLLYIERSNIKKIIPFINIYTLLIFEAIIFILFFNLIFNIFYSIIVAMSLSILIALIPFLLLDAYGKYNSEKIRKMMSDFLTILRDWVEVRNDLLYAFNKSIQNNLQEPLNTYLKECVVQIEQGVDTSIALDLLSYKVNNNYFYRVTLNLKQTLKSKGNLLILLSKLQDEALKLEDEYSRRKLKSYFDRLYLNGFIVGIIFVFYYSLFLNEALREIYIQTAAGRVILNMSSIMLSIGLFLSLKTTKFDF, from the coding sequence TTGGAACAAGTAGCAAAAGACAATTTAGAAAAAAGAATCATGCTAATGGAGAGTATTAACTCTAATTATAAAATAAAATTTAATATTATAGAAAAATTAGACTTACTTTATATAGAAAGATCTAACATTAAAAAAATCATTCCTTTTATAAATATATACACCTTATTAATATTTGAAGCAATTATTTTTATACTTTTCTTTAATCTAATATTTAATATATTCTACTCTATAATCGTTGCAATGTCTTTATCTATTCTAATAGCATTAATCCCTTTTTTATTATTAGATGCCTATGGCAAATACAACAGTGAAAAGATTCGTAAGATGATGAGTGATTTTCTAACAATCTTGAGAGATTGGGTAGAAGTGAGAAATGACTTGTTATATGCATTTAATAAATCCATTCAAAATAATTTACAAGAACCATTAAATACATATTTAAAAGAATGTGTTGTTCAGATTGAACAAGGTGTAGATACAAGTATTGCATTAGATTTATTATCCTATAAAGTAAATAATAATTATTTTTATAGAGTGACACTAAATTTAAAGCAAACTTTAAAAAGCAAAGGCAATCTACTTATACTATTATCAAAACTTCAAGATGAGGCTTTAAAGTTAGAAGATGAATATAGTAGAAGAAAGTTGAAATCATATTTTGATAGGTTATACCTTAATGGCTTTATTGTTGGAATCATCTTTGTTTTCTATTACTCACTATTTTTAAATGAGGCATTAAGAGAAATATATATTCAGACAGCAGCTGGTCGTGTCATATTAAACATGTCATCAATTATGTTATCAATAGGGCTGTTTTTATCATTAAAAACAACTAAATTTGATTTTTAA
- the hisH gene encoding imidazole glycerol phosphate synthase subunit HisH → MKIGIIDYGMGNLHSVVNALSFIGVDSFVSADPVALNKSDKLILPGVGAFKDAMDELKKNALHTWIKEVSSKEVPLLGICLGMQLLFESSEEHGLSEGLGLLKGHIKKLEVPYKIPHMGWNELIIKKEAPIFKGLEDKHVYFVHSYHLETDEDIVSATTNYGKEVQVAAQQNNLFALQFHPEKSGDVGLNILKNFSKL, encoded by the coding sequence ATGAAAATTGGGATTATTGATTATGGGATGGGGAATCTGCATAGTGTTGTTAATGCCTTGAGTTTTATTGGTGTTGATAGTTTTGTTTCTGCAGATCCTGTTGCGTTGAATAAAAGTGATAAATTGATTTTACCTGGTGTTGGTGCTTTTAAGGACGCTATGGATGAGTTGAAGAAGAATGCTTTACATACTTGGATTAAAGAGGTTTCTAGTAAAGAGGTGCCTTTATTAGGGATTTGTCTTGGGATGCAGCTTCTTTTTGAGTCTTCTGAGGAGCATGGTCTTTCAGAAGGATTAGGGTTATTGAAAGGTCATATTAAAAAGTTAGAGGTGCCTTACAAGATTCCACATATGGGTTGGAATGAATTGATTATTAAAAAAGAAGCCCCTATTTTTAAAGGTCTAGAAGATAAGCATGTGTATTTTGTTCATTCTTATCATTTAGAAACAGATGAAGATATTGTGAGTGCAACAACGAATTATGGTAAAGAGGTTCAAGTTGCAGCTCAGCAGAATAACTTATTTGCATTACAGTTCCACCCAGAAAAAAGTGGGGATGTAGGACTGAACATACTTAAAAACTTTTCAAAACTTTAG
- a CDS encoding Holliday junction resolvase RecU has product MAYWASRGLRGSTLEELINLTNEKYREKGLALIQKIPTPIKPIKIDKEKRHISLAYFEQKSTVDYIGVVQGIPICFDAKETSKKFLSIHNIHTHQIEFMESFEEQKGIAFLIVYFSTYDEYFYLPYKELKKYWYKAIEGGKKSINYTEFSSEYKITTKNGLLLHYLEGIKKELENSKTI; this is encoded by the coding sequence ATGGCATATTGGGCATCAAGGGGGTTAAGAGGTTCTACATTAGAAGAGCTTATTAATCTAACTAATGAAAAATATAGAGAAAAAGGGTTGGCGTTGATTCAGAAAATACCAACACCAATCAAACCCATTAAAATAGATAAAGAGAAAAGACATATATCACTAGCGTACTTTGAACAGAAAAGTACAGTGGACTATATAGGTGTAGTTCAAGGGATTCCTATATGTTTTGATGCAAAAGAAACAAGTAAGAAATTTTTATCCATACATAATATTCACACACATCAAATAGAATTTATGGAATCATTTGAAGAACAAAAAGGCATTGCTTTCTTAATTGTATACTTTAGTACATATGATGAGTATTTTTATCTTCCATACAAAGAGCTAAAAAAATATTGGTACAAAGCAATAGAGGGTGGGAAAAAAAGTATTAACTATACTGAATTTTCATCAGAATATAAAATAACAACTAAAAACGGATTGTTATTACATTATCTAGAGGGGATTAAAAAAGAATTAGAGAATTCTAAGACAATATAG
- the hisG gene encoding ATP phosphoribosyltransferase, whose product MRYLTFALPKGRLATKTMTLFEKVGFTCEEMKGDSRKLIFVNEELKLKFFLAKATDVPTYVEYGAADIGVVGRDTILEERKNLYEVLDFGFGKCRMVVAGPKEMEAKLKQNELIRVATKYPNIAKDYFNNQKNQTVEIIKLNGSIELAPLVDLSEVIVDIVETGSTLKENGLVVLEEICTLSARMVVNRVSLKIENKRITKLIEDLRKALSEKEA is encoded by the coding sequence ATGAGATATTTAACATTTGCACTACCAAAAGGAAGACTGGCAACAAAGACAATGACTTTGTTTGAAAAAGTTGGATTTACTTGTGAAGAAATGAAAGGCGATTCTAGAAAATTAATATTTGTAAATGAAGAGCTGAAACTTAAATTTTTCCTGGCAAAAGCAACGGATGTGCCTACATATGTTGAATATGGTGCTGCTGATATAGGTGTTGTTGGTAGAGATACCATTTTAGAAGAAAGAAAAAATCTATATGAAGTTTTAGACTTCGGCTTTGGAAAATGCAGAATGGTTGTAGCAGGACCAAAAGAAATGGAAGCCAAACTAAAACAAAATGAATTAATAAGAGTAGCAACAAAGTATCCTAATATTGCCAAAGACTATTTTAACAATCAAAAGAACCAAACCGTAGAAATCATCAAATTAAATGGTTCTATTGAATTAGCACCTTTAGTTGACTTATCAGAAGTGATTGTAGATATTGTTGAAACAGGGTCAACCCTTAAAGAAAATGGATTAGTGGTATTAGAAGAAATATGTACATTATCTGCAAGAATGGTTGTTAATAGAGTCAGTTTGAAAATAGAAAACAAAAGAATTACCAAGCTAATAGAGGACTTAAGAAAAGCTCTAAGTGAAAAGGAGGCATAA
- the hisF gene encoding imidazole glycerol phosphate synthase subunit HisF has translation MLTKRIIPCLDVDKGRVVKGVNFVNLVDAGDPVEVAKEYNKSLADEIVFLDITASHEARDTIVDVVKQTAEQIFIPLTVGGGIRTIEDIKKILRAGADKVSLNSAAVNRPELITEGANMFGSQCIVVAIDAKKNEEKGSFDVYINGGRINTGLDVLEWAKKVESLGAGEILLTSMDADGTKKGYDIEVTKLVSEAVNIPVIASGGAGTMEDFKDVLTQGSADAALAASLFHFKEIDIKDLKEYLKEEAIPVRI, from the coding sequence ATGCTTACTAAAAGAATCATTCCTTGTTTGGATGTTGATAAAGGTAGAGTAGTAAAAGGCGTAAATTTTGTAAACTTAGTTGATGCAGGGGATCCTGTTGAAGTTGCTAAAGAGTATAATAAAAGTTTAGCAGATGAGATTGTATTTTTAGATATTACAGCTTCTCATGAAGCAAGGGATACAATAGTTGATGTGGTTAAACAAACAGCTGAACAAATTTTTATTCCCCTTACAGTTGGTGGGGGTATTAGAACTATAGAGGACATTAAAAAGATTCTAAGAGCTGGAGCGGATAAAGTATCTCTTAATTCAGCAGCAGTGAATCGTCCAGAGCTGATTACAGAAGGTGCCAATATGTTTGGTAGTCAATGTATTGTAGTGGCCATTGATGCAAAGAAAAACGAAGAAAAAGGCAGCTTTGATGTCTATATCAATGGTGGAAGAATTAATACTGGTCTAGATGTTTTAGAATGGGCTAAAAAAGTTGAAAGTTTAGGTGCAGGTGAAATTCTTTTAACAAGTATGGATGCAGATGGTACTAAAAAAGGTTATGATATAGAAGTAACCAAATTAGTAAGTGAAGCTGTTAATATTCCTGTTATCGCATCAGGCGGCGCGGGAACAATGGAAGACTTTAAAGATGTATTGACACAAGGTTCTGCAGATGCAGCACTAGCCGCGTCATTATTTCATTTTAAAGAGATAGACATAAAAGATTTAAAGGAATACTTAAAAGAAGAAGCAATACCAGTTAGAATATAG
- the hisZ gene encoding ATP phosphoribosyltransferase regulatory subunit: MLDKLLHTPEGVRDIYNHECLKKLTLQERIEGVLHRFGYQDIQTPTFEYYEVFNHERGTVDTKEMYKFFDRDSNILVLRPDITPSIARSVAKYYKSVTLPLRFCYTGSTFRNNESLQGKLKEVTQQGAELIGDDSSQADAEMIVFAIECLLEAGLNEFQIDIGQVEFFKGIVEEAGLDKQTEEQLRLLIDHKNFFGIEDLLSKHDMSKEHKEMFLKITELFGSIEVLQQAKEITTNERAIKALERLEKVYEFLCYYGVEEFVSFDLGMINQLNYYTGIIFRGYTYGTGVSIVDGGRYDSLLSQFGKDSPAVGFAIVVDELMLALNRQNIEIETIYTNTLILFKEALTKTAIQLTQHLRGQGLKIELQKLNDNGTLEDYIQYGKQKHVGGIIYINEEETVKIIDLETNNTTEAHLSDLIGKEQ; the protein is encoded by the coding sequence ATGTTAGATAAATTATTACATACCCCAGAGGGTGTTAGAGATATTTATAATCATGAGTGCTTAAAAAAATTAACATTACAAGAGAGAATAGAAGGTGTATTGCATCGTTTTGGATATCAAGACATACAAACACCTACTTTTGAATATTATGAAGTTTTTAATCATGAAAGAGGTACAGTTGACACAAAGGAAATGTATAAATTCTTTGATAGAGATAGTAATATTTTAGTTTTAAGACCTGATATTACACCATCAATCGCTAGGTCTGTAGCCAAATACTATAAATCAGTGACCCTTCCTTTAAGATTTTGTTATACAGGAAGCACATTTAGGAATAATGAAAGTCTACAAGGGAAATTAAAAGAAGTAACCCAACAAGGTGCGGAGTTAATTGGTGACGATAGCTCACAAGCGGATGCAGAAATGATTGTATTTGCTATTGAATGTTTATTAGAAGCAGGATTAAATGAATTTCAAATTGATATTGGTCAAGTGGAATTTTTTAAAGGCATTGTTGAAGAAGCAGGTTTAGACAAACAAACAGAAGAGCAATTAAGGCTTTTAATTGATCATAAAAATTTCTTTGGCATTGAAGACCTACTTTCCAAACACGATATGTCAAAAGAGCATAAAGAGATGTTCTTAAAAATAACTGAATTATTTGGTTCAATAGAAGTATTACAACAAGCAAAAGAAATTACGACCAATGAAAGAGCCATTAAAGCATTAGAAAGATTAGAAAAAGTTTATGAATTCTTATGTTATTATGGTGTAGAAGAGTTTGTTTCTTTTGATTTAGGAATGATCAATCAACTCAACTACTACACAGGTATTATCTTTAGAGGGTACACTTATGGAACAGGGGTCTCTATTGTAGATGGGGGACGTTATGACTCATTGCTTAGCCAATTTGGCAAAGATTCACCAGCGGTAGGATTTGCTATAGTAGTGGATGAATTAATGTTAGCCCTTAATAGACAAAATATAGAGATAGAAACCATTTATACAAATACCCTAATTTTATTCAAAGAAGCATTAACAAAAACAGCCATACAGTTGACACAACATTTAAGAGGTCAAGGGTTGAAAATAGAACTACAAAAACTCAATGACAATGGGACCTTAGAAGACTATATACAATATGGCAAACAAAAGCATGTTGGTGGTATAATATATATTAATGAAGAAGAGACCGTTAAAATAATAGATTTAGAAACAAATAACACAACAGAAGCTCATTTGAGTGACTTAATTGGAAAGGAGCAATAA
- the hisA gene encoding 1-(5-phosphoribosyl)-5-[(5-phosphoribosylamino)methylideneamino]imidazole-4-carboxamide isomerase yields MQLYPAIDIKKGQCVRLRQGKFEEMDVYSNTPEEVAKEWERLGGTFIHVVDLDGALVGKSVNEETIKKIVEAVNVPVQVGGGIRTIQDIERKLNLGVSRVIIGTKAVEDPNLVKEAIRLFGPEKIVIGIDAKNGMVAVEGWEKVSKLTALDLCKDMASIGVKTVVYTDIAKDGMLMGPNLEYTGLLASETGLDIIASGGVSSLKDLENLEKVNVEGAIIGKALYTNNIQLDEAVRMFERGE; encoded by the coding sequence ATGCAGTTATATCCAGCAATTGATATAAAAAAGGGTCAGTGTGTACGTTTAAGACAAGGTAAGTTTGAAGAAATGGATGTGTATTCTAATACACCAGAAGAAGTTGCCAAGGAATGGGAACGTTTAGGGGGTACATTTATTCATGTGGTTGATTTAGATGGGGCATTAGTTGGCAAATCAGTGAATGAAGAAACCATTAAAAAAATAGTTGAAGCTGTAAATGTTCCTGTCCAAGTAGGTGGTGGTATTCGTACCATTCAAGATATTGAGAGAAAATTAAACCTTGGTGTTTCTAGGGTTATTATTGGAACAAAAGCAGTGGAAGATCCAAATCTGGTGAAAGAAGCAATACGACTTTTCGGACCAGAGAAAATAGTCATTGGTATAGATGCTAAAAATGGAATGGTAGCAGTTGAAGGTTGGGAGAAAGTTAGTAAATTAACAGCTCTTGACTTATGCAAAGATATGGCAAGTATCGGTGTTAAAACAGTTGTTTATACTGATATTGCAAAAGATGGTATGCTTATGGGTCCTAACCTTGAGTATACAGGCTTATTGGCTTCTGAAACAGGCTTAGATATTATTGCATCAGGTGGGGTTTCTTCATTGAAAGACTTAGAAAACCTAGAAAAAGTTAATGTTGAAGGGGCTATTATTGGAAAAGCTTTGTATACCAATAATATTCAATTAGATGAAGCCGTTAGAATGTTTGAAAGAGGTGAGTAA